The DNA region gttatagataatttaaatatggCGAGATTTTTTGCATTAATGAATTATCTTGTTCTCCAAAggttaattgattaattactGAAATTTTGGTCtttaatttaaacatattGAAGCAATAAttctgtattttattattatttattcattttttctattctttttctttttaccaaaTCCTCAATATGTAACGCCGATAAAATCATCTTGTgtcaaacaaaaatattaaaaagcttatcttaatataattgcattatcaatgtataattaatcaattgttAGAAACTGTCTGAAGAgcagttattattgtcaacTATTCaacattaaaacaattttcatatGGATAAAATAACCAATGCATAACAACATCAAAAAACGGAGGATGTGTGTGAGTGTAATATTTGGATGattcatatatttcatatatatgttaagagaaatacataatgataattgatcatattttattagaagagTTGAACGTAAATGTTAACgttatatatcaatttcaatttatcatatattgcagcaaattatatttatttttaaacaatatgaAGTAAATTATGTAGATGTTGTAAATTAATTAgtctttaattattaaaatttttatgttaatagGTACAAAAACGGACATGTGGAAACTCCTGATATCGTCAATAGTGTTGATTGTTATTAGTATTTTAAGAACTAAGGCTGTTTTATTAGCTCCATCCTTTACTCCAATTGTTATATCTGCAAACTATACACAAAATTATAATGCTACTATAAACAGCACCATCGAATATGTATTCTTATATCCTACGAAAAATGTAAAgtatactactattattaacaaaaaaaaaaaaaaatatatcatataattgaTATGATTTCCTTTTTAGAACACATTATTAAAAACTGCACGAATACAAGTGCAAAGTGAAGCTACCTCTGATTTGCCTTTAATTGTAGTTGTTCGGCAAGACAGAGGAATTCTATCTTGGCAGATTCCTCTTATTATTGAAAGTGTAAATTTTGatccattaaaatataataaaaccaGTCGAACATTATGttcaacaaaatattataaaagtgatTATCATGACACAGATGATCaagattttatttctgttaGTATATCTACAGCTAGTCacgtaaatatcttttttaatcttagtGTAACAGAAGAAACAGATTTTAATATAAGGTAATTTGAACTgcatcattatttattagttttagattatttaaaatatcttatagtttacattaatatcatttgtttcacaggctaaatgaaaaaagaagtgtaGAAATTTCTCCTTCAGAacctatatattatagttacatCTTTCCAGAAGAATTTCAAAGTTCATCTGTAATTGTTAGCGTTGAATCAGATAATGATATTTGCATGACATTCTCTGTACAAAATGTATCCGTAAGTTAcgcaattttttaatgaaattcttgttatatatcctaatataattattcatatctatatatattcacacatatttatatattattttttagtgTCCAGTATTTGATTTAGAGCGGAATATTGAATTTTCTGGATATTGGCAAACTATAAGTCAGAAAGGTGGTATCACAGTATCTgtaagtatttcttttttttttttttaagaacacaatgaaaatttttaaataatgcagatattcatatatttcagAAAGAAGCATACCCTTTTGGATTTTTTGTTGTACTTGTAGTTAAAGGAGATGATACAGATTGTAATGGTGTACTCAGCACCAGGTCACttagaagtaaaaatattacattaactATAAATGCCAGTATTACGAAAAAAGATTATGTTGTGGCTTCATGTACAGCAgcatttgtaattattatattttgtggATGTTGTGTAGTAGCTGTGATTGTAGGTAAAATTAGAGAAGGTAAAAAGCTTCGGGAAGAATTGTTAACTGACAGAGACAATGAAATTAGTCAAAATATTCAAAGTCCTTCAACTTTAGAAGAGGTATAAAGTTAGAATTCTATAAagcatttaattttctattattttatattttgttataaacattTGTTTTTAGATTGGTCCTAGTCAATGGGCAACAATTGAAGAAGATTCTTCATTAGATGAAGATGATATTGATATGATGGAAGATGCTCTTTCAGATAAAGAAGTAATACGAACAAAAACTGTGCTCTCAGTTTGTGATCTAGCACGGAAAGAAccaaaaattttaaaacataAATCGCgcttgtatttatattacctAGCAACTGTTGCTATTTTTTATACACTACCTGTTTTACAACTGGTAATAACATATGAACGAGTGCTTCATGCTACTGGAAATCAGGATatgtgttattataatttcttatgtGCACATCCATTGGGATTAATATCTGATTTTAATCACGTTTTTTCAAACTGTGGATATGTTCTGCttggtttattatttatatttttaacgtaTACACGAGAATTAGATGAAtcagataaacaaaaaacaaaatgttatGGAATACCACAGCATTATGGACTTTTCTATGCAATGGGTACTGCACTCATAATGGAAGGTGTTCTTTCAGGAAGTTATCATGTCTGTCCAAGTCGTAGTAATTTTCAGTTtggtaatataatattgacatattataattttaacttttttttataattttgttaagaaaatattattgtatgttTTTATATGGATTTCAGATACTAGTTTTATGTACATAATAGCAGTGTTATgcatgataaaaatttatcaaactcGTCATCCTGACATAAACGCTAGAGCTCCAGTAACCTTCGGAACATTGGCCCTTATTATACTTCTAGGATTAGTTGGAGTCTTAGATGGTTCTACATACTTTTGGGCAATATTTACCACTACGCATTTATTTGCCTGTTTGAATTTAACAGCCCAAATATATTACATGGGACGTTGGAGATGTAACAGAGGCCTTTTTACTAGGGTTTATCAagtatgcttttttttttttttttttttttttttttttttaatattatgttaGTTCCATGTTgacattttaaatttcattatatattttgttttgtagACATTAAAAAACGACGCACGTTATGGAGTAACATATTTATTCCGGCCACTTTATGTTGGAAGATTTGCAATGCTTGTTGTAGCAAATTTGTGTAATATTGGTTTATCAGTATATGGTAATCTATATCATGAGAAAAATTTCGCTACATTTCTATTAGCGATTTTAATGtccaatttaattttatatacattattttatataataatgaaggtaattattaaaaataatttttcaggTCATTAATCCATATTTGTTAAGattacttaattttttttaatataataattatttctttacagTTGTGtcataaagaaagaatcttACTTAAACCATTAATGTACATCATATTAGCAGTCTTATTCTGGGCAGCTGcattatatttcttcataCATAAAACGATATCCTGGAATCTTACTCCCGCCCAATCACGTCTTTTTAATAAGCCTTGCatattattaaactttttcgATTCTCACGATATTTGGCACTTCTTATCGGCATTTGCAATGTTTTTCTCGTTTATGATTTTACTTACCTTAGATGATGATCTTGTTGATGTACATCGAAGTCAAATCCCAGttttttaaagttatataaataaattgagatCATGTAtctaatgtaaaatttatgcAAGTTTAAGACtgcatataatgtatataatataaaagacaaataattaaagatgatataaaatttacatggctattatcttaaaatactactatttttgttatagaaattttttaatcttttcccTACAAATCCTTAACACTAGATTTACCAACCAGTCAAAATGACTGATTTCAACtggttttataaaaatttctattttaattttcatcacATGTTGTCTCAAGGCATTAtgattttttctattacatatatacatatgatcaattttataaattccttttttcttcttctttttcttttttttgagataCATATGAGGCATACCTTAATATACCGGAATAATTGTCAATAGTTCTagtgttaaaaataattatgattgaaCCAATCATATGCCatcaaaaaattatactaTACCTGTATAATTACTATCAACAAGTGAGAATATCACGTGAATGTCTGTACAAAGAATTActtctaataaaattacatacacCAGGTACGCAGAGGCACAAGATTTTCACGAATTAGGATGAAGAACTTGAATCAATGTGATGTTCTTGATCTGGTGTTTCCATTTGCGATAAAGTCCTTTGTAATTCAGCACGTTCGGCAGGATTTAATCTATGCGCAATTTCCAAGACAGCATCTAATCTTACTTCTGGACAAGTTTCGAGAGCTTCTTTGATACGTGTGATAACTGCATCCTTCTTTACACACATAATATTACGTGATATAACGCTATTTTCATTAACAAGCTGTGCCTCCAACCAAGTGGTAGCCGCTTGATCTTGATCCCAAAGATAGGATTCTATAGCTCCTTTATCTTCGATAAACCATCGTCGTAGCATCGCACCAATTTGTCTAACATCGAACTTAGGTTGCATTGACAAAATATCCTTCTTGATATCTTCTTCCAAAAGTCTTCGTCTTAATTTCCAATAAAGCAACGGTCTTGCTTTTTGCCATGGTATTATATCTTGTATTAcgtttttttctaacattcgTTCTGGTGTGTCGTGAAGATCCGCAAAATAGACAGCAACTTGTTGATATATAGGTATcaatgttttttctctcttacgaaTTACCGTTTCGatttctgttctttcttcAATTGAATTTGATGTATTAAGGTTTTCCtagaaaatgtattaattaacagATAAGacgattattaatgaaaattttaattgaagaaataagataatataaaatcatactTTTAACTTTTGAATAACAGGATCTATTCTATGCATAGTCTTGATGAGATCCTtgtttctaaattttatttctacgatACCAGTAGGCTCTAGGACACCACCTCTACTGGTAGTATCAGCAAACATTTCTAAGTATCGTGGATTAATTGTAGTGTCCACTACTGCCCATGCACCACCTCTGAGTTCACCATTTGGTGGaatgtatacaaatatagGTTTTGTGTACTCTCTCAACGCGTCGACGATATACGCACCAAATTTCACAATTTGATCGTACATATCTGTAAAATTTACGCATAATCATTAGATTCTAGCATgacaaagaaacaaagatttattttatatatacctttcATGCCACTGGAAAATCCTCTCCAGTTAGCGAATATAATAAGCGGTAGTTCTTCCCTATTAAAATCTCGAATAGCTTGTGCAGTTTTATAGGCACTATCTGGGAACCATACTTGGCCAGCCTGAGATATTGTCTTAGCTTCCGAATCGAGATTAGCAGGATCAGCAGGAAGATGTAATTCGACGGTTCTTGTTTCGACGGCTATAACGCCACAAGGTATACCACCTAGTCTTGCTCGACCTGTTATTACAGTTTGTGCCCAAGGTTTCATGATTTCCTACATAATTTAACAAATCGTTAATACCATGAATAAAATCTAAAACAATTGGTgagaaagatttataaagaatGAACCGTACCTCCCATGATCCACGATCGAAGAAACCACTTTCCCAGACATTCTGATCGTTAGGTGAGTATCTACCTTCTAACATCCACCTTGGATCATAAGGTGCTTTTGTAGGTACATAAGTAATGTCTCGGTTGATAGAATCGGGGAGAGGTGAAGGTAATATCGGCAAACTTGTACCTTTCGCCCTGGGGAAATAACTCAACCACTTCAAAACTGTGGCCACGCCTTCCAAATCTCTACTATCAACCGCATGAGTAACACCATTATTATGCATAATTTGAATACCTCCTAGTTGATTGTTACTAGCGTATACTTCACGTCCTAGGACGGCGTTCAATGCTCGGTAACCAGTAAGAATGATGTGagaattttcaatttgaattgTTCTCTGACCAAGACGCACCAAATAAGAACCGATACCAATAGCGCGGCACGAAACGATAGAGATAGTGACAATTTCATCGTAAGCTCTGGACGTTTCGCTAGCAATCATACCAGCGTATTTTAAATTCTCTACGCCTATACCATCGTCTTTGCCAATGATGTCCGTAATTTTATAACGAGATTCACCAGCTGGATCTTCGATTAAGGAAGCCTTGACTGAATTAAAAGGTGCTAGACGAGCATAATCATCTGGTGTCAAGTATATATACTTGAATCCCTTTTCGGGTTCACTTTCATCTTCCCAAGCTATTTTGAATAATCCTTTAATTTCTTCAGCTAGGCCAATACGTGCACCTGCATTAGCAGCAAAATAAATACGTGGAATACCAAGTTGTCTTGCTCTTTCTGAGGCTCTGTAAAATAGAAAGTCCTCCTTTGGGCCAAACGAGCCGAGGAAATGCGTGAGATCATTGgcaataagtataatatctCGACCAGCAGGAAACTCTGGTGTATAAAGAGTTAATCTCCAAGCTACCATGCCTACATCGTTCTCACCAGGCAAACGCTTTTGTTCAACAAGATTGTCACCATCCAGTACTAGCTCAACGCAATCCATCACTGACGTAGGAATCGTTATGTTTGAATTTGATCTCTCCTCGATATATTTATGCCAAGACTTTTCTACTTGCTGTCGGAATATGTCAGGCAAGTCGTACGCATAAGTTGTACCAGCACTTTGCGCTTGGAATCTCTTGGCTTGAAGATAATCCTTGGTGAGATACGGTGTTGAAATTGGCAAACCGTGCATAGGACCAGGTCTCCAATTGGATAAATTAGCAGTAGGCGGTGGATAAGATTCAAAACGAATGATACCTGTCTTAGGATCTGTCGATTCAGCGTAAAGATGTAAATCTATACTGTAACCGCTGTCATTGGCGATACACAAGCGTATGTTTGACGTCGATTTGCCTGGAGCTGGGCGGATTGTCATTTTGATTTCGGCCTGACGTACACGTAACTTCCATAATCTCGGACCATATCTAAGTACCATACTGGTAACACTTTCCTCTATTCTGGCAGGATCCATTATGACTGTAGGAATGAAATTTAAGAATATATGATTACATTCCGTACGTTTAGCCAGAGGATGCGAAAAGGCTACTTCTAACTCATCCATAGCTTCGAGCAGCACGCGCTCTCCTTCGTTGTGAAGATAGTCGAAGCTTGCTTCCTTCGTAATAAGATCAGAATGACGAATAATAGAGCGTATAAAGAAACGATAGTCTGTAACTTGTTGCCCTTTGGCTACCTTTGCTTGTCCAAGGTACAAGTGCATCTTTTGATTCGACGTAGGCAAAGCCTCCAGATCGTATGTTCTCATTCTATTAAGTTCCAATTGAAAAGCACACCCTGGCTCAAGATGTCGATAAATTCTATCCTCGACAAATCCGTCTCTTTGCCTGAACGTAAAGAATTTCGGAAACTGTTTCCTCTTGAGGGCTGCAAAAGTGGCTCTTCTGATACCACGAGATATTAATTCTTCTTTGCTCGTTGCACACCAGTCGCCAAATAATCTTGCCATAGTAGCGTCGTCTTGATTACTATTCTCTTGAATGGCAATACTTAAAATGTGTACAGGTTCAGCTGGTCTCTCACTTAATTCTGCGGCAGTAGCAGCTTCTGTCGCAGTGCTAAGCGATACATTTATGGATGTACTGTGACGAGATTCGCTACCAATCGCATCTACAGCCTCTAGGACTTTAACAGATACTGAACTCGGCGATGATAGGTCTTCCAATAAGTCCAAGATCTCATCCGAGTATTCACGGAACTGATCGAAGTCTTTGAATGCTGCCATCGCTCCTGTTCTATAATTAACAATTGACTGAGTTTGTCGATTAGGATGATTGTTAGGGAGTAAAAATTGGAAATGTACGAGAGGTATTTCTCCTGATAATTCCAAATGTTGTAAACACGTTAACTCATAACTGATATAAGCTCTACGAACGTAAACTTCCAAAGCGGCATTGCAAACTGCACGATTCGAATGATAGAAGAAATCATGAAGGATATCGAATATAGATGTCTCGGAGAGTATCAGCTTTTGAAGATTTTCTGGATGAAAATCGTGCCCGTACATATCAACGGCTGATAGGAAAATGGATTCCATTTGGTTGTGTCTGAGTTCGTAGGCAGGTTGATGAGCAGCTATCAATACCTGTCTGGCTCTTAACGCAACACGACtgtgttctgttctgttcaaACTAGTCAATTCCGTTAAAGTACTAGCCAATTCGTCAGTGAGACCAGGTTCGTTCGCCCAGAGATGATCTATCAGCATAGTCACTAAGATATTCTTTTTAGTTACTTGGTTATGACTAAAAATCATTGCAGTTACGGTACTTAAATCGTCCTTATATTGTTCTATCAAAGCGGACACACATTTGTCGTAATGTCCTTGTTGAAATTGACACTCAACCATATAATATTGACGAAGAAGTTCGTGTACGGCAGTTTTCATTCGACCACGTATACCATTTCGATATCTCTGCACAAGTTGTACGATCGCTTGAGTAGTTAAGAAAAATACATCTCTATCGGAACGTTTCGAAAGGGTAGCAGCATGTCCATCAATGACAGCTGCGATTTGTTGACTAGGAAATTGTGCAAGAACAGAAGTTATGTTTCTTTCGTACAAagacattaattttcttatcttcttctcaACCGAAGCTGGGATTCTTCCTGATATCGTAGCTATCACTTCTTGAAGTTCAAGCAATGGTAAACTAGGATCGCGTAAGGAGAACATGAATTTTTCGATGAGTTCACGTAAACGAGGCAAATGATATGGATCTGGTAAACAGTAACCAGCTAGTGTATTTTCTAAAGCAGTCCGATATTTGGAATGAAGATGATTTAATTTGTCTGGTATAGCTGGTACCGCTGGCGTTGGAAATTGCCCACTATATTCCTCAGCATTCGTCACTAAAGATGGATCATCGAGTTCTAAATGAGCTATTACAGTACCAGCTTCGAGAATAGCACCTGGTCTTTTCACGTAAAACAATGTACCAGCTTCGCTTGTCgttaccgtcattatcattttcatgaCTTCGATTTCAGCGTAAGCTTGTCCCCTATCGATGTGACCACCATCCTCCAccaaaaaatttatcaatttaccCGCTGATGGTGATCTAAGTAAAGACGGATCGTTATCCTTTTCAAATACACAGGTTTGATTACCTATAGTAATTCTGTAACgatctacttcttctttcatgTACGTCGTGTAACTGGCACCATCCATTGAGAGTAACAAACCACCGTCAGAAAGTCGATgaacttcaatttttttataggaaCTATTTAAAACGAGGAAATAACTATTAGGACCTGATTTAGCTGCTTGAACTTTGTACTTGTAACCATCATTCACTAGTTCTACCTAAAATGttttaatcaaaatgatcgataaatttgtattatatttaaaaaatatattttctaactaaataataactaaataatcaaattgaCTCACATCTACGAGGTTATTTAAATCATTACTGCCTTGTACTTGACCTTTCTCCAAGGCCGTCTGAAATTCAGTGAATGCGGCAGTAATAGTTCTATCAGCAATATGAATGGCACCACACGTGACAGCTAATAGAACGTTTGGCTTATCACTTTTAATACGCTCTGCTATAAGCACATCAAGCCATGATGTGTCGATATTGTTTTGTTGAAAAGCTTCGGTTTCCAATAAAGTTATAAGATATTCTACCGTTGTCCTGAAGTCACCTCTGATGCTCAATTCTTTCAGTGCTATCACCAAATTCTCTCGAGCTTGATAACGATCTTCCCCCCAGGAAAAACAATGACCGAATTGAGAATCTGCGAATTCGTGAAGACCACCTGATGCTCCAACAGAAAAATAACCCCAAACATTCTTCGACGATCTAAAGTTCAATTCTTGTACAGTACCAGAACTTGGCTTGAAACCTAAAGTACATTAACGTAATCCATTAaacatagatataaattatttaatcaattcgCAATTATTCTAATAGGATAATCACCTTCATCAGGATTTTCACTGGTAATTCTAGCAGCTATCACGTGTCCCCAAGGTTGAGGTTTATGACGTAGCTGCTCAAAATCTATTTGACTATCTCCCCAAGGACTCTCACCATAAAGGAGACGTATATCTTTAATATGATGAAGAGGCAATCCCATCGCCACTTGAAGCTGTGCAGCAGGGAGATTAACGTCCGATATCATCTCGGTACATGGATGTTCCACTTGAAGTCTAGGATTCAATTCCAAAAAATAATACCGGCCAGAagtatcatataaatattcaacgGTACCCGCGCTGACATATCCGACCATTTTTGCTAATCTTACAGCAGCCTGTTAAACCGACACGGAAAGTAAACCGATATATAATGTacaagagaagagaattttGTAACTAATGAAACTATTGTGTTTAtactttctccatctcttcgAAGACTTCAGGTTTGGCTATTACCGCTGGTGcctcttctattattttctgatGCCTTCTTTGGATAGAGCAATCACGGCCGAACAACGATATTgcattaccgtaattatcggcTAATAATTGAACCTCTAAATGACGAGCACATTTCGCcattttcatgataaatatCGGTGAACCCGGTATCTCAGCTTGCACTTGTCTACAAAAATTACAAACGtatagttaatatatatatatatatatatatatatatatatatttctttacaaaaaattattattaattatacatcaTCCAATTCACCTAAACAAGGCGGGTAACTCTTCCGCGTTTTCGCATTTTCTAATACCCTTACCGCCGCCACCTTCGCTAGCTTTCACCATAATCGGAAAACCAATTTTATTAGCTGCAGCAAGACATTCCTCGACGGTGGAAACACAACCTTTCTTGAATAATTCGGTCgatatctttatcttcttgCCACTATATTGAGCTTTCAATTCAGATCCCGACCAAGGTAACGTAGGAACGTCTGCTGTTTGAGCGACAATACTGGAAGCTATTTTATCACCTAAAGCCCACATAGCTCTCTCGGATGGACCTGAATGTTATTACataataggaaaaaataaatagatatttttcgtatataataaacatttaaatgattttaaattaaattcataattttccaATAGAAAGAGATCTCGAACATTTTACctataaaagagatattattCTTATGCAGTAACTCTGGTAATTTAGGATTTTCTGATGCGTGACCCCATCCAGCCCAAACAGCTTGCACCTGCGTCCTTGTTGCAATATCCACGATGAGCTCGACGTTTgcataattgttattatttgttccACCAGGTACGGGGACATATTGATCGgccatttttatatattccgCGTTAGCTTTGAGGTCTTCCGGGGTGACCATGACCACGAAACGTACCgctctttcattcttaaaCATCTCGTAAGACCATCGTCGTATCGACCGCATACATTTGACTGCAGCGATTCCATTATTAGCTATTAAAACCtataaataatgagaaattaaataaaatcaaacgaaaattatattcattaatttcataaacCGTTTCGTATTaactgttttattattttttgaatgtTATTCGATTACCTTGTTGATAACCTTGGTGCCGCCAAAGCGATGTACGAATTCTTCGGGTGTCGCAACGGTGAAATCTTTCTCTTGCAATCGGCTTTGTGTCTGAATCATCACCGTACCCTGCGACATGCTGGGcctgcaaaaataaaaacgaaccacgcttttaattaaaactaatCGACTAAGAACGATTtgtattttatgattattttatcataaaaattattgatgtTTCActgtttcattattataatctacaattaattacataaatattttaacataataaatacaac from Vespa velutina chromosome 3, iVesVel2.1, whole genome shotgun sequence includes:
- the LOC124947999 gene encoding acetyl-CoA carboxylase isoform X3; this encodes MRRMKRFVLAERTEKEPMWRSSDNLQGTTIVKITSDEDNAQEKEEEMKNYLQPRTSGLTPSMSQGTVMIQTQSRLQEKDFTVATPEEFVHRFGGTKVINKVLIANNGIAAVKCMRSIRRWSYEMFKNERAVRFVVMVTPEDLKANAEYIKMADQYVPVPGGTNNNNYANVELIVDIATRTQVQAVWAGWGHASENPKLPELLHKNNISFIGPSERAMWALGDKIASSIVAQTADVPTLPWSGSELKAQYSGKKIKISTELFKKGCVSTVEECLAAANKIGFPIMVKASEGGGGKGIRKCENAEELPALFRQVQAEIPGSPIFIMKMAKCARHLEVQLLADNYGNAISLFGRDCSIQRRHQKIIEEAPAVIAKPEVFEEMEKAAVRLAKMVGYVSAGTVEYLYDTSGRYYFLELNPRLQVEHPCTEMISDVNLPAAQLQVAMGLPLHHIKDIRLLYGESPWGDSQIDFEQLRHKPQPWGHVIAARITSENPDEGFKPSSGTVQELNFRSSKNVWGYFSVGASGGLHEFADSQFGHCFSWGEDRYQARENLVIALKELSIRGDFRTTVEYLITLLETEAFQQNNIDTSWLDVLIAERIKSDKPNVLLAVTCGAIHIADRTITAAFTEFQTALEKGQVQGSNDLNNLVDVELVNDGYKYKVQAAKSGPNSYFLVLNSSYKKIEVHRLSDGGLLLSMDGASYTTYMKEEVDRYRITIGNQTCVFEKDNDPSLLRSPSAGKLINFLVEDGGHIDRGQAYAEIEVMKMIMTVTTSEAGTLFYVKRPGAILEAGTVIAHLELDDPSLVTNAEEYSGQFPTPAVPAIPDKLNHLHSKYRTALENTLAGYCLPDPYHLPRLRELIEKFMFSLRDPSLPLLELQEVIATISGRIPASVEKKIRKLMSLYERNITSVLAQFPSQQIAAVIDGHAATLSKRSDRDVFFLTTQAIVQLVQRYRNGIRGRMKTAVHELLRQYYMVECQFQQGHYDKCVSALIEQYKDDLSTVTAMIFSHNQVTKKNILVTMLIDHLWANEPGLTDELASTLTELTSLNRTEHSRVALRARQVLIAAHQPAYELRHNQMESIFLSAVDMYGHDFHPENLQKLILSETSIFDILHDFFYHSNRAVCNAALEVYVRRAYISYELTCLQHLELSGEIPLVHFQFLLPNNHPNRQTQSIVNYRTGAMAAFKDFDQFREYSDEILDLLEDLSSPSSVSVKVLEAVDAIGSESRHSTSINVSLSTATEAATAAELSERPAEPVHILSIAIQENSNQDDATMARLFGDWCATSKEELISRGIRRATFAALKRKQFPKFFTFRQRDGFVEDRIYRHLEPGCAFQLELNRMRTYDLEALPTSNQKMHLYLGQAKVAKGQQVTDYRFFIRSIIRHSDLITKEASFDYLHNEGERVLLEAMDELEVAFSHPLAKRTECNHIFLNFIPTVIMDPARIEESVTSMVLRYGPRLWKLRVRQAEIKMTIRPAPGKSTSNIRLCIANDSGYSIDLHLYAESTDPKTGIIRFESYPPPTANLSNWRPGPMHGLPISTPYLTKDYLQAKRFQAQSAGTTYAYDLPDIFRQQVEKSWHKYIEERSNSNITIPTSVMDCVELVLDGDNLVEQKRLPGENDVGMVAWRLTLYTPEFPAGRDIILIANDLTHFLGSFGPKEDFLFYRASERARQLGIPRIYFAANAGARIGLAEEIKGLFKIAWEDESEPEKGFKYIYLTPDDYARLAPFNSVKASLIEDPAGESRYKITDIIGKDDGIGVENLKYAGMIASETSRAYDEIVTISIVSCRAIGIGSYLVRLGQRTIQIENSHIILTGYRALNAVLGREVYASNNQLGGIQIMHNNGVTHAVDSRDLEGVATVLKWLSYFPRAKGTSLPILPSPLPDSINRDITYVPTKAPYDPRWMLEGRYSPNDQNVWESGFFDRGSWEEIMKPWAQTVITGRARLGGIPCGVIAVETRTVELHLPADPANLDSEAKTISQAGQVWFPDSAYKTAQAIRDFNREELPLIIFANWRGFSSGMKDMYDQIVKFGAYIVDALREYTKPIFVYIPPNGELRGGAWAVVDTTINPRYLEMFADTTSRGGVLEPTGIVEIKFRNKDLIKTMHRIDPVIQKLKENLNTSNSIEERTEIETVIRKREKTLIPIYQQVAVYFADLHDTPERMLEKNVIQDIIPWQKARPLLYWKLRRRLLEEDIKKDILSMQPKFDVRQIGAMLRRWFIEDKGAIESYLWDQDQAATTWLEAQLVNENSVISRNIMCVKKDAVITRIKEALETCPEVRLDAVLEIAHRLNPAERAELQRTLSQMETPDQEHHIDSSSSS